In Phragmites australis chromosome 16, lpPhrAust1.1, whole genome shotgun sequence, one DNA window encodes the following:
- the LOC133894984 gene encoding uncharacterized protein LOC133894984 isoform X1, whose product MGTEGVRWSYGQKTVTGSTRRISSDRSGVTGMPMKMLIAQEMAKEGDTNQKTTNIVARLMGLDNDVDLPKPVVPLNRRNFPDGHLSATLARVNNQMSFEKHTSSDEDVEYKDVYEVGYQPPRGEHWRNECARRRPNEDHDKRRMDLVRQKFVEAKRLVSHDNLLQSKEFHDALEVLNSNKDLFLKFLEEPNSLFAKRSGELHSAPTSPQRKCITALKPSNSVEMKGDKAIKRQKNKTVDGNRTERSNLQKADVGDAKEERLPKHTRIVVLKPSSAITSMEQFDQNYHGDLDDSEAPVISRHLSDEITWSVHDLCRYHDDSLQGCMQPNMFSTDRSYHEYAEEEGASLSDSEVGTPTSSHSWDYIYRFSNPCFKPSISHASCSHESLATREAKKHTSDKWATAPSNEVGREMVLVRRSLSTLGEMLAMPDLKKEELVDQVSPHATNQLCSNELRLGVPSNCYVDDGEGESSPRKISRSRFVPVSSSTFDILRSNGGCSDREHAEPKVEVKPKNGKSSLKGKISSFFSKRKKAEKENVTPSPLGALNGRVPLASNAAALVNSNVSQPVCTSLQHDATLENLEDQFESRPTVVLVNEPEAPSSSKPPISLEKTLSFEVRNSHFDQPSPTSVLDAQFEDVNEKSPNSSESAITAKQEALSRSLPIRSMARTLSWDDSFHEAPLCSTKGDSHVQEQYEFIEKVLSYAGFCNEKTHDIFVRWHSLDCPMDPTVFNQLLERKVEDAKCRERRSNQRLLIDSVNAALLDIGQNKLWGAYPCTGRHANAQRVATCDVLVTNEAWRLVKSWLFHDYKNIVDGGDNAGLVADWVVGREIHGKGWSQMLRLEMDEINKEICGEVLSELVGEAFTGLTGCH is encoded by the exons ATGGGAACGGAAGGAGTACGCTGGTCATATGGTCAGAAGACA GTGACTGGTAGCACGAGGAGGATCTCATCAGATAGATCGGGTGTTACTGGTATGCCCATGAAAATGTTGATAGCGCAGGAGATGGCGAAGGAGGGGGACACGAATCAGAAGACCACTAACATCGTAGCAAGGCTGATGGGTCTTGATAATGATGTGGATCTTCCTAAGCCTGTTGTGCCTTTAAATAGGAGGAATTTCCCGGATGGACATTTATCTGCCACATTGGCGAGAGTTAACAACCAAATGTCATTTGAGAAGCACACAAGTTCTGATGAAGATGTGGAATATAAAGATGTCTATGAAGTTGGATACCAGCCACCAAGGGGTGAACATTGGCGCAATGAATGTGCACGAAGGAGGCCAAATGAAGATCATGACAAGAGAAGAATGGATCTTGTCCGGCAGAAATTCGTCGAAGCAAAGCGGCTAGTATCACATGATAATCTCCTCCAGTCGAAGGAATTCCACGATGCTCTTGAAGTTCTGAATTCAAATAAAGAtttgtttctcaaatttctcgAAGAACCTAACTCATTATTTGCAAAGCGATCTGGAGAACTTCATTCTGCACCAACATCACCTCAGAGAAAGTGCATTACTGCATTGAAACCCTCCAACTCAGTGGAGATGAAGGGCGACAAAGCAATTAAAAGACAGAAAAACAAAACAGTTGATGGAAACAGAACAGAGAGGAGCAATCTTCAGAAGGCTGATGTTGGTGATGCCAAAGAAGAAAGGCTTCCGAAGCACACCAGGATAGTGGTCTTGAAACCTAGCTCAGCAATTACTTCCATGGAGCAGTTTGATCAAAATTATCACGGCGATCTGGATGATTCTGAAGCACCTGTTATATCAAGGCATTTGAGTGATGAGATAACTTGGTCAGTGCATGATTTGTGCCGTTATCATGATGATTCTTTACAAGGTTGCATGCAACCAAATATGTTCAGCACAGATAGATCATATCATGAGTATGCTGAAGAAGAGGGCGCTAGCTTGAGTGACTCGGAGGTTGGAACTCCAACATCAAGTCATTCTTGGGATTACATCTACCGGTTTAGCAATCCTTGTTTCAAGCCATCTATAAGCCACGCTTCTTGTTCTCATGAGTCACTGGCAACTAGGGAGGCTAAGAAACATACGTCTGACAAGTGGGCAACTGCACCATCCAATGAGGTCGGCCGAGAAATGGTGCTAGTGCGAAGGAGCTTGAGCACACTTGGTGAAATGCTTGCCATGCCTGatttgaagaaagaagagcTTGTTGATCAAGTGTCCCCTCATGCTACCAACCAGTTGTGCAGCAATGAACTGAGACTTGGAGTACCATCTAATTGTTATGTTGACGATGGTGAGGGAGAAAGCTCCCCCAGGAAAATATCAAGGTCAAGATTTGTTCCAGTCTCTTCATCAACTTTTGACATCCTACGTTCAAATGGTGGATGCTCGGATAGAGAACATGCAGAGCCCAAGGTGGAGGTCAAACCTAAGAATGGGAAGTCATCTTTGAAGGGCAAGATCTCAAGTTTCTTCTCAAAACGTAAGAAAGCAGAAAAAGAGAATGTTACCCCATCTCCCTTGGGGGCCTTGAATGGCCGAGTTCCGTTGGCCAGTAATGCAGCAGCACTTGTTAACTCAAATGTATCCCAACCTGTTTGTACTAGCTTACAACATGATGCCACTTTGGAAAATTTGGAGGATCAGTTTGAGAGTAGACCAACTGTAGTTCTGGTCAATGAACCTGAAGCACCCTCCTCTTCGAAG CCTCCAATTTCTCTCGAGAAAACATTGTCATTTGAGGTTAGGAATTCCCACTTTGATCAACCCAGCCCTACATCAGTTCTTGATGCACAATTTGAGGATGTTAATGAGAAATCCCCCAATTCATCTGAAAGTGCAATTACTGCTAAACAAG AAGCTCTGTCAAGGTCTCTTCCGATCAGATCAATGGCACGGACCTTATCTTGGGATGATTCTTTTCATGAGGCTCCATTATGTTCTACCAAAGGAGATAGCCATGTGCAAGAGCAGTATGAGTTCATTGAGAAGGTTCTATCATATGCTGGCTTCTGTAATGAGAAGACCCACGACATCTTTGTTCGGTGGCATTCACTTGATTGCCCTATGGACCCAACTGTGTTTAACCAATTGTTGGAGCGCAAAGTGGAGGATGCCAAGTGCAGAGAGAGGCGGTCAAATCAGAGACTCCTGATTGATTCTGTCAATGCTGCCCTACTAGACATTGGCCAAAACAAACTTTGGGGTGCATACCCTTGCACTGGACGGCATGCTAATGCACAGAGAGTTGCTACATGTGATGTGCTAGTAACCAATGAAGCGTGGAGGTTAGTAAAAAGTTGGCTCTTTCATGACTATAAGAATATTGTCGATGGGGGAGACAATGCAGGCCTTGTGGCAGATTGGGTTGTCGGTAGGGAGATTCATGGCAAAGGATGGTCCCAAATGCTACGCCTGGAGATGGATGAAATCAACAAGGAGATATGTGGGGAGGTCCTGAGCGAGTTGGTTGGTGAGGCATTCACAGGACTTACTGGGTGCCATTGA
- the LOC133894984 gene encoding uncharacterized protein LOC133894984 isoform X3, which translates to MPMKMLIAQEMAKEGDTNQKTTNIVARLMGLDNDVDLPKPVVPLNRRNFPDGHLSATLARVNNQMSFEKHTSSDEDVEYKDVYEVGYQPPRGEHWRNECARRRPNEDHDKRRMDLVRQKFVEAKRLVSHDNLLQSKEFHDALEVLNSNKDLFLKFLEEPNSLFAKRSGELHSAPTSPQRKCITALKPSNSVEMKGDKAIKRQKNKTVDGNRTERSNLQKADVGDAKEERLPKHTRIVVLKPSSAITSMEQFDQNYHGDLDDSEAPVISRHLSDEITWSVHDLCRYHDDSLQGCMQPNMFSTDRSYHEYAEEEGASLSDSEVGTPTSSHSWDYIYRFSNPCFKPSISHASCSHESLATREAKKHTSDKWATAPSNEVGREMVLVRRSLSTLGEMLAMPDLKKEELVDQVSPHATNQLCSNELRLGVPSNCYVDDGEGESSPRKISRSRFVPVSSSTFDILRSNGGCSDREHAEPKVEVKPKNGKSSLKGKISSFFSKRKKAEKENVTPSPLGALNGRVPLASNAAALVNSNVSQPVCTSLQHDATLENLEDQFESRPTVVLVNEPEAPSSSKPPISLEKTLSFEVRNSHFDQPSPTSVLDAQFEDVNEKSPNSSESAITAKQEALSRSLPIRSMARTLSWDDSFHEAPLCSTKGDSHVQEQYEFIEKVLSYAGFCNEKTHDIFVRWHSLDCPMDPTVFNQLLERKVEDAKCRERRSNQRLLIDSVNAALLDIGQNKLWGAYPCTGRHANAQRVATCDVLVTNEAWRLVKSWLFHDYKNIVDGGDNAGLVADWVVGREIHGKGWSQMLRLEMDEINKEICGEVLSELVGEAFTGLTGCH; encoded by the exons ATGCCCATGAAAATGTTGATAGCGCAGGAGATGGCGAAGGAGGGGGACACGAATCAGAAGACCACTAACATCGTAGCAAGGCTGATGGGTCTTGATAATGATGTGGATCTTCCTAAGCCTGTTGTGCCTTTAAATAGGAGGAATTTCCCGGATGGACATTTATCTGCCACATTGGCGAGAGTTAACAACCAAATGTCATTTGAGAAGCACACAAGTTCTGATGAAGATGTGGAATATAAAGATGTCTATGAAGTTGGATACCAGCCACCAAGGGGTGAACATTGGCGCAATGAATGTGCACGAAGGAGGCCAAATGAAGATCATGACAAGAGAAGAATGGATCTTGTCCGGCAGAAATTCGTCGAAGCAAAGCGGCTAGTATCACATGATAATCTCCTCCAGTCGAAGGAATTCCACGATGCTCTTGAAGTTCTGAATTCAAATAAAGAtttgtttctcaaatttctcgAAGAACCTAACTCATTATTTGCAAAGCGATCTGGAGAACTTCATTCTGCACCAACATCACCTCAGAGAAAGTGCATTACTGCATTGAAACCCTCCAACTCAGTGGAGATGAAGGGCGACAAAGCAATTAAAAGACAGAAAAACAAAACAGTTGATGGAAACAGAACAGAGAGGAGCAATCTTCAGAAGGCTGATGTTGGTGATGCCAAAGAAGAAAGGCTTCCGAAGCACACCAGGATAGTGGTCTTGAAACCTAGCTCAGCAATTACTTCCATGGAGCAGTTTGATCAAAATTATCACGGCGATCTGGATGATTCTGAAGCACCTGTTATATCAAGGCATTTGAGTGATGAGATAACTTGGTCAGTGCATGATTTGTGCCGTTATCATGATGATTCTTTACAAGGTTGCATGCAACCAAATATGTTCAGCACAGATAGATCATATCATGAGTATGCTGAAGAAGAGGGCGCTAGCTTGAGTGACTCGGAGGTTGGAACTCCAACATCAAGTCATTCTTGGGATTACATCTACCGGTTTAGCAATCCTTGTTTCAAGCCATCTATAAGCCACGCTTCTTGTTCTCATGAGTCACTGGCAACTAGGGAGGCTAAGAAACATACGTCTGACAAGTGGGCAACTGCACCATCCAATGAGGTCGGCCGAGAAATGGTGCTAGTGCGAAGGAGCTTGAGCACACTTGGTGAAATGCTTGCCATGCCTGatttgaagaaagaagagcTTGTTGATCAAGTGTCCCCTCATGCTACCAACCAGTTGTGCAGCAATGAACTGAGACTTGGAGTACCATCTAATTGTTATGTTGACGATGGTGAGGGAGAAAGCTCCCCCAGGAAAATATCAAGGTCAAGATTTGTTCCAGTCTCTTCATCAACTTTTGACATCCTACGTTCAAATGGTGGATGCTCGGATAGAGAACATGCAGAGCCCAAGGTGGAGGTCAAACCTAAGAATGGGAAGTCATCTTTGAAGGGCAAGATCTCAAGTTTCTTCTCAAAACGTAAGAAAGCAGAAAAAGAGAATGTTACCCCATCTCCCTTGGGGGCCTTGAATGGCCGAGTTCCGTTGGCCAGTAATGCAGCAGCACTTGTTAACTCAAATGTATCCCAACCTGTTTGTACTAGCTTACAACATGATGCCACTTTGGAAAATTTGGAGGATCAGTTTGAGAGTAGACCAACTGTAGTTCTGGTCAATGAACCTGAAGCACCCTCCTCTTCGAAG CCTCCAATTTCTCTCGAGAAAACATTGTCATTTGAGGTTAGGAATTCCCACTTTGATCAACCCAGCCCTACATCAGTTCTTGATGCACAATTTGAGGATGTTAATGAGAAATCCCCCAATTCATCTGAAAGTGCAATTACTGCTAAACAAG AAGCTCTGTCAAGGTCTCTTCCGATCAGATCAATGGCACGGACCTTATCTTGGGATGATTCTTTTCATGAGGCTCCATTATGTTCTACCAAAGGAGATAGCCATGTGCAAGAGCAGTATGAGTTCATTGAGAAGGTTCTATCATATGCTGGCTTCTGTAATGAGAAGACCCACGACATCTTTGTTCGGTGGCATTCACTTGATTGCCCTATGGACCCAACTGTGTTTAACCAATTGTTGGAGCGCAAAGTGGAGGATGCCAAGTGCAGAGAGAGGCGGTCAAATCAGAGACTCCTGATTGATTCTGTCAATGCTGCCCTACTAGACATTGGCCAAAACAAACTTTGGGGTGCATACCCTTGCACTGGACGGCATGCTAATGCACAGAGAGTTGCTACATGTGATGTGCTAGTAACCAATGAAGCGTGGAGGTTAGTAAAAAGTTGGCTCTTTCATGACTATAAGAATATTGTCGATGGGGGAGACAATGCAGGCCTTGTGGCAGATTGGGTTGTCGGTAGGGAGATTCATGGCAAAGGATGGTCCCAAATGCTACGCCTGGAGATGGATGAAATCAACAAGGAGATATGTGGGGAGGTCCTGAGCGAGTTGGTTGGTGAGGCATTCACAGGACTTACTGGGTGCCATTGA
- the LOC133895359 gene encoding chloride channel protein CLC-f-like: MAGSDLEPLRSGAAALPSSSDPDSPSTPRRSRMRELLRNLDRRLSNRSRGGHVEGGAAAAGTIGEAGVARREEDSDELGDGAPPEWALLLVGCLLGLATGICVAAFNRGVHVIHEWAWAGTPTEGAAWLRLQRLADTWHRILLIPVTGGVVVGMMHGLLEIFEQIKQSLSSQREGVDFMAAIFPTIKAIQAAITLGTGCSLGPEGPSVDIGKSCANGCAEMMENNRERRIALVAAGSAAGIASGFNAAVAGCFFAIETVLRPLRAENSPPFTTAMIILASVISSTVSNVLLGEKAAFIVPTYELKSAAELPLYLILGMLCGVVSVAFRQLVVWFTKTFDLIRKKFGLPAVVCPALGGLGAGLIALRYPGILYWGFTNVDEILHTGKSASAPGIWLLAQLAAAKVVATALCKGSGLVGGLYAPSLMIGAAVGAVFGGSAAQLINSAIPGNTAVAHPQAYALVGMAATLASVCSVPLTSVLLLFELTKDYRILLPLMGAVGLAIWVPSVVNQSGSKDTFEATSPRHGYSSLLPPADRNETDWRRPDGDDIELTILDDDPYHYGSNNEEMLLDDLKVSHAMSKHYVKVTPTFTIKETTRLMQEKQQNCVLVVDNEDFLEGIVTLGDIRRKGFEPSENSLTIGENSSALDANSTLVSSCFTRGFQFHGNERGLVTCFPDTDLSTAKVLMEVKGVKQLPVVKRGAGRRNDGRRKVLGLLHYDSIGWCLREELERWKAIYQRENFQQTTVNGH; encoded by the exons ATGGCGGGGAGCGACCTCGAGCCGCTGCGCTCCGGCGCTGCCGCGCTGCCGTCCTCTTCGGACCCGGACTCACCCTCGACACCGCGCCGGAGCCGCATGCGCGAGCTCCTGCGGAACCTGGACCGCCGGCTCTCGAACCGAAGCCGCGGCGGCCACGTGGAGGGTGGCGCAGCGGCAGCCGGAACCATCGGGGAGGCGGGGGTcgcgaggagggaggaggacaGCGACGAGCTCGGGGACGGCGCCCCTCCCGAGTGGGCGCTGCTGCTCGTCGGGTGCCTCCTCGGGCTTGCCACTGGCATCTGCGTCGCGGCGTTCAATCGCGGG GTACATGTCATACATGAATGGGCATGGGCAGGCACACCCACAGAGGGTGCTGCTTGGCTTCGTTTGCAGAGGCTGGCTGATACTTGGCATAGGATATTGTTAATTCCAGTGACTGGTGGAGTTGTTGTTGGTATGATGCATGGATTATTGGAGATATTTGAGCAGATAAAGCAATCACTATCATCTCAAAGGGAAGGTGTTGATTTCATGGCTGCCATCTTTCCCACAATCAAGGCCATCCAAGCTGCAATTACTTTAGGGACGGGATGTTCATTGGGGCCGGAAGGGCCCAGCGTTGATATTGGTAAATCTTGTGCAAATGGGTGTGCTGAAATGATGGAGAACAACAGGGAACGGAGGATTGCTCTTGTTGCAGCTGGATCAGCAGCTGGAATCGCTTCag GTTTTAATGCTGCAGTTGCTGGATGCTTTTTTGCTATTGAAACAGTATTGAGGCCACTTCGAGCAGAGAACTCGCCACCATTTACTACTGCTATGATTATATTGGCATCAGTTATATCATCAACTGTGTCCAATGTTTTGCTAGGGGAAAAAGCAGCATTTATTGTCCCGACGTATGAACTAAAATCTGCTGCTG AGTTACCACTCTACCTTATTCTAGGCATGCTTTGTGGGGTTGTGAGTGTGGCATTCAGGCAGTTGGTTGTTTGGTTCACTAAGACTTTTGACTTGATAAGGAAAAAATTTGGTCTTCCTGCTGTAGTATGTCCGGCTTTAGGTGGTCTTGGAGCAGGTCTAATAGCTCTAAGGTACCCTGGAATACTCTATTGGGGTTTCACCAATGTTGATGAGATTCTACATACGGGTAAAAGCGCTTCAGCCCCTGGAATCTGGCTCTTAGCTCAATTAGCTGCTGCAAAAGTTGTAGCAACTGCACTTTGCAAAGGTTCTGGTCTTGTTGGTGGCCTTTATGCTCCAAGCTTGATGATTGGTGCTGCTGTTGGTGCTGTTTTTGGAGGCTCAGCAGCACAATTAATAAACTCTGCCATTCCGGGTAACACTGCTGTTGCACATCCTCAAGCTTATGCGCTA GTGGGAATGGCCGCCACGCTAGCTTCAGTGTGTTCCGTCCCATTGACATCTGTGCTCCTGCTCTTTGAATTGACTAAGGATTACAGGATTCTACTTCCTCTGATG GGAGCTGTTGGTTTAGCAATATGGGTCCCATCTGTTGTAAATCAATCTGGCAGCAAAGATACGTTTGAGGCCACATCTCCTCGACATGGCTATTCTTCGCTATTACCTCCTGCAGATAGGAACGAGACAGATTGGAGACGACCAGATGGGGATGACATTGAACTCACAATTCTAGATGATGATCCCTACCACTATGGTAGCAACAATGAGGAGATGCTTCTCGATGACTTGAAG GTATCACATGCAATGTCAAAGCATTATGTTAAGGTCACGCCTACATTCACCATCAAGGAGACAACAAGGCTTATGCAAGAGAAACAGCAAAATTGTGTTCTTGTTGTAGATAATGAAGATTTTCTTGAGGGAATTGTGACATTAGGTGACATTCGTCGTAAAGGATTTGAACCAAGTGAAAACTCTCTTACTATTGGGGAAAATTCATCTGCCTTGGAT GCAAATTCTACTCTCGTCTCATCATGCTTCACTCGAGGTTTTCAGTTCCATGGCAATGAAAGAGGACTAGTGACCTGCTTTCCAGATACAGACCTGAGCACTGCTAAGGTGCTTATGGAAGTTAAAGGAGTTAAGCAGCTTCCAGTGGTCAAACGTGGTGCTGGTCGTAGAAATGATGGGAGGCGTAAGGTCCTCGGCCTTCTTCATTATGATTCAATAGGATGGTGCTTAAG GGAAGAGCTTGAGCGGTGGAAGGCAATATACCAGAGAGAGAATTTCCAGCAGACAACAGTTAATGGGCACTGA
- the LOC133894984 gene encoding uncharacterized protein LOC133894984 isoform X2, giving the protein MVTGSTRRISSDRSGVTGMPMKMLIAQEMAKEGDTNQKTTNIVARLMGLDNDVDLPKPVVPLNRRNFPDGHLSATLARVNNQMSFEKHTSSDEDVEYKDVYEVGYQPPRGEHWRNECARRRPNEDHDKRRMDLVRQKFVEAKRLVSHDNLLQSKEFHDALEVLNSNKDLFLKFLEEPNSLFAKRSGELHSAPTSPQRKCITALKPSNSVEMKGDKAIKRQKNKTVDGNRTERSNLQKADVGDAKEERLPKHTRIVVLKPSSAITSMEQFDQNYHGDLDDSEAPVISRHLSDEITWSVHDLCRYHDDSLQGCMQPNMFSTDRSYHEYAEEEGASLSDSEVGTPTSSHSWDYIYRFSNPCFKPSISHASCSHESLATREAKKHTSDKWATAPSNEVGREMVLVRRSLSTLGEMLAMPDLKKEELVDQVSPHATNQLCSNELRLGVPSNCYVDDGEGESSPRKISRSRFVPVSSSTFDILRSNGGCSDREHAEPKVEVKPKNGKSSLKGKISSFFSKRKKAEKENVTPSPLGALNGRVPLASNAAALVNSNVSQPVCTSLQHDATLENLEDQFESRPTVVLVNEPEAPSSSKPPISLEKTLSFEVRNSHFDQPSPTSVLDAQFEDVNEKSPNSSESAITAKQEALSRSLPIRSMARTLSWDDSFHEAPLCSTKGDSHVQEQYEFIEKVLSYAGFCNEKTHDIFVRWHSLDCPMDPTVFNQLLERKVEDAKCRERRSNQRLLIDSVNAALLDIGQNKLWGAYPCTGRHANAQRVATCDVLVTNEAWRLVKSWLFHDYKNIVDGGDNAGLVADWVVGREIHGKGWSQMLRLEMDEINKEICGEVLSELVGEAFTGLTGCH; this is encoded by the exons ATG GTGACTGGTAGCACGAGGAGGATCTCATCAGATAGATCGGGTGTTACTGGTATGCCCATGAAAATGTTGATAGCGCAGGAGATGGCGAAGGAGGGGGACACGAATCAGAAGACCACTAACATCGTAGCAAGGCTGATGGGTCTTGATAATGATGTGGATCTTCCTAAGCCTGTTGTGCCTTTAAATAGGAGGAATTTCCCGGATGGACATTTATCTGCCACATTGGCGAGAGTTAACAACCAAATGTCATTTGAGAAGCACACAAGTTCTGATGAAGATGTGGAATATAAAGATGTCTATGAAGTTGGATACCAGCCACCAAGGGGTGAACATTGGCGCAATGAATGTGCACGAAGGAGGCCAAATGAAGATCATGACAAGAGAAGAATGGATCTTGTCCGGCAGAAATTCGTCGAAGCAAAGCGGCTAGTATCACATGATAATCTCCTCCAGTCGAAGGAATTCCACGATGCTCTTGAAGTTCTGAATTCAAATAAAGAtttgtttctcaaatttctcgAAGAACCTAACTCATTATTTGCAAAGCGATCTGGAGAACTTCATTCTGCACCAACATCACCTCAGAGAAAGTGCATTACTGCATTGAAACCCTCCAACTCAGTGGAGATGAAGGGCGACAAAGCAATTAAAAGACAGAAAAACAAAACAGTTGATGGAAACAGAACAGAGAGGAGCAATCTTCAGAAGGCTGATGTTGGTGATGCCAAAGAAGAAAGGCTTCCGAAGCACACCAGGATAGTGGTCTTGAAACCTAGCTCAGCAATTACTTCCATGGAGCAGTTTGATCAAAATTATCACGGCGATCTGGATGATTCTGAAGCACCTGTTATATCAAGGCATTTGAGTGATGAGATAACTTGGTCAGTGCATGATTTGTGCCGTTATCATGATGATTCTTTACAAGGTTGCATGCAACCAAATATGTTCAGCACAGATAGATCATATCATGAGTATGCTGAAGAAGAGGGCGCTAGCTTGAGTGACTCGGAGGTTGGAACTCCAACATCAAGTCATTCTTGGGATTACATCTACCGGTTTAGCAATCCTTGTTTCAAGCCATCTATAAGCCACGCTTCTTGTTCTCATGAGTCACTGGCAACTAGGGAGGCTAAGAAACATACGTCTGACAAGTGGGCAACTGCACCATCCAATGAGGTCGGCCGAGAAATGGTGCTAGTGCGAAGGAGCTTGAGCACACTTGGTGAAATGCTTGCCATGCCTGatttgaagaaagaagagcTTGTTGATCAAGTGTCCCCTCATGCTACCAACCAGTTGTGCAGCAATGAACTGAGACTTGGAGTACCATCTAATTGTTATGTTGACGATGGTGAGGGAGAAAGCTCCCCCAGGAAAATATCAAGGTCAAGATTTGTTCCAGTCTCTTCATCAACTTTTGACATCCTACGTTCAAATGGTGGATGCTCGGATAGAGAACATGCAGAGCCCAAGGTGGAGGTCAAACCTAAGAATGGGAAGTCATCTTTGAAGGGCAAGATCTCAAGTTTCTTCTCAAAACGTAAGAAAGCAGAAAAAGAGAATGTTACCCCATCTCCCTTGGGGGCCTTGAATGGCCGAGTTCCGTTGGCCAGTAATGCAGCAGCACTTGTTAACTCAAATGTATCCCAACCTGTTTGTACTAGCTTACAACATGATGCCACTTTGGAAAATTTGGAGGATCAGTTTGAGAGTAGACCAACTGTAGTTCTGGTCAATGAACCTGAAGCACCCTCCTCTTCGAAG CCTCCAATTTCTCTCGAGAAAACATTGTCATTTGAGGTTAGGAATTCCCACTTTGATCAACCCAGCCCTACATCAGTTCTTGATGCACAATTTGAGGATGTTAATGAGAAATCCCCCAATTCATCTGAAAGTGCAATTACTGCTAAACAAG AAGCTCTGTCAAGGTCTCTTCCGATCAGATCAATGGCACGGACCTTATCTTGGGATGATTCTTTTCATGAGGCTCCATTATGTTCTACCAAAGGAGATAGCCATGTGCAAGAGCAGTATGAGTTCATTGAGAAGGTTCTATCATATGCTGGCTTCTGTAATGAGAAGACCCACGACATCTTTGTTCGGTGGCATTCACTTGATTGCCCTATGGACCCAACTGTGTTTAACCAATTGTTGGAGCGCAAAGTGGAGGATGCCAAGTGCAGAGAGAGGCGGTCAAATCAGAGACTCCTGATTGATTCTGTCAATGCTGCCCTACTAGACATTGGCCAAAACAAACTTTGGGGTGCATACCCTTGCACTGGACGGCATGCTAATGCACAGAGAGTTGCTACATGTGATGTGCTAGTAACCAATGAAGCGTGGAGGTTAGTAAAAAGTTGGCTCTTTCATGACTATAAGAATATTGTCGATGGGGGAGACAATGCAGGCCTTGTGGCAGATTGGGTTGTCGGTAGGGAGATTCATGGCAAAGGATGGTCCCAAATGCTACGCCTGGAGATGGATGAAATCAACAAGGAGATATGTGGGGAGGTCCTGAGCGAGTTGGTTGGTGAGGCATTCACAGGACTTACTGGGTGCCATTGA